The Desmonostoc muscorum LEGE 12446 genome includes a region encoding these proteins:
- the scyA gene encoding scytonemin biosynthesis protein ScyA (ScyA, a thiamin diphosphate-dependent enzyme, performs an acyloin condensation during scytonemin biosythesis. It joins a molecule of indole-3-pyruvate to one of para-hydroxyphenylpyruvic acid.) — protein sequence MSQNYTGSNSPLIVTEPYNEFATNKYVESVSDVSHQLDESEKNGEIQPFFYHETAPIISVADAIAQMLVNLGVNYAFGVAGGAMASLWGALSNSAIEVLNFRHEAGAAFAATEAYFASDRPTVVFTTAGPGITNALTGLFAARGEGAKVILLSACTSAAQRGRWAIQETSTYTLPSGGIFTPGALFNYAITIESAAQLPQIFRKLALALAQPGGFVAHLSIPTAVQTSLIEDVALPQLDVSRFPVTASKEAIAKSIELLSSGPFAIWVGFGARDAADEIRQLAERTGAAVMSSPRGKGIFPEDHPQFVGVTGLGGHASVLTYMEQQPPLHTLVLGTRLGEPTSFWSSALVPKRGFVHVDIDPEVPGIAYPHIETFGVRSDIKTFVQELLQHLPNAPHGFADLSLPRPEQQAIAPPSDIDYPVRPEVLMAAIQKIVVEGSDAIVMAECGNSFTWSTHLLQFAQANRYRVSTGVGAMGHAVTGVLGAALANNSKAVGIVGDGAMLMNNEISTAVKYKIPAIWIVLNDARYNMCHQGMKILGLKGADATLPPTNFAMIARGMGAEAIVVVRESDIEAALEQAIASNVPFLIDVVIDGDRPAPSGGRNKSLAAQGVKSNLTQTSAKPVSFPLV from the coding sequence ATGAGTCAAAACTATACAGGTTCAAACTCTCCTCTAATTGTTACCGAGCCATACAACGAATTTGCAACAAATAAATATGTAGAATCTGTGTCTGACGTTTCCCATCAGCTTGATGAATCAGAGAAGAATGGGGAAATTCAGCCTTTTTTCTACCATGAAACAGCCCCAATAATCTCAGTTGCAGATGCGATCGCTCAGATGTTGGTCAATTTGGGAGTAAACTACGCCTTTGGTGTCGCCGGCGGTGCGATGGCAAGCCTTTGGGGCGCGTTGTCCAACAGTGCCATAGAGGTGTTGAACTTCCGCCATGAAGCAGGAGCAGCCTTTGCAGCCACCGAAGCCTACTTTGCTAGCGATCGCCCTACGGTAGTCTTCACCACAGCAGGCCCAGGTATCACCAACGCCCTCACCGGCTTATTTGCCGCTCGTGGCGAAGGTGCAAAGGTGATTTTGCTGTCGGCTTGCACCTCCGCAGCCCAGCGTGGACGCTGGGCGATTCAAGAAACCAGCACCTACACATTGCCCAGTGGGGGAATTTTTACCCCAGGAGCGCTATTCAACTATGCAATCACCATCGAATCTGCCGCTCAACTCCCACAGATTTTTCGCAAACTTGCTCTAGCTTTAGCGCAACCAGGCGGATTTGTTGCTCATTTGAGCATTCCCACCGCTGTGCAGACAAGTTTAATTGAAGATGTAGCCCTACCCCAACTAGATGTTTCTCGTTTTCCGGTAACTGCTTCAAAAGAAGCGATCGCTAAATCTATAGAGTTATTATCATCTGGCCCCTTTGCCATCTGGGTCGGTTTCGGTGCCCGCGACGCAGCAGACGAAATCCGCCAACTCGCCGAAAGAACCGGAGCAGCCGTCATGTCCTCACCCCGTGGTAAAGGCATTTTTCCTGAAGATCATCCCCAGTTTGTGGGTGTCACAGGTCTAGGCGGTCATGCTTCCGTCTTGACTTATATGGAACAACAACCTCCACTACATACACTCGTATTAGGAACCCGCCTTGGCGAACCAACTTCTTTTTGGAGTTCGGCGCTAGTTCCCAAAAGAGGTTTTGTCCATGTAGATATTGACCCAGAAGTGCCAGGAATAGCTTATCCACACATTGAAACTTTCGGGGTTCGGTCTGACATCAAAACCTTTGTGCAAGAACTGTTGCAGCACTTACCAAATGCTCCTCATGGTTTTGCAGATTTGTCCTTACCTCGTCCAGAACAGCAAGCGATCGCACCTCCTTCAGATATAGACTATCCAGTGCGACCAGAAGTATTAATGGCAGCCATTCAAAAGATTGTAGTTGAGGGTAGCGATGCCATAGTGATGGCAGAGTGTGGTAACTCATTTACTTGGTCAACGCATCTATTACAATTTGCCCAAGCCAATCGTTACCGAGTCAGCACCGGAGTGGGAGCAATGGGTCACGCCGTCACAGGAGTGTTGGGTGCAGCCCTGGCGAACAATAGCAAAGCTGTGGGTATTGTCGGCGATGGGGCGATGCTGATGAATAACGAAATCAGCACAGCTGTGAAATATAAAATTCCGGCTATTTGGATAGTACTCAACGATGCACGTTACAACATGTGCCATCAAGGAATGAAAATCTTGGGATTAAAAGGTGCCGACGCAACACTTCCGCCGACAAACTTCGCCATGATTGCGCGTGGGATGGGAGCAGAAGCGATCGTAGTTGTTAGAGAGTCCGATATTGAAGCTGCATTAGAACAAGCGATCGCTTCAAATGTTCCTTTTCTCATCGATGTCGTCATTGATGGCGATCGGCCAGCACCTTCTGGCGGACGTAATAAGAGTTTGGCAGCACAAGGAGTTAAATCAAATCTGACTCAAACTTCAGCCAAACCAGTTTCATTTCCCTTAGTTTGA
- the scyB gene encoding tryptophan dehydrogenase ScyB, translating to MLLFETVREMGHEQVLFCHGKNPEIKAIIAIHDTSLGPAMGATRLFPYVSEEAALKDALRLSRGMTYKAACANIPAGGGKAVIIANPENKTDELLRAYGRFVNSINGRFITGQDVNITPDDVRTIGQETKYVVGLSEKSGGPAPITSLGVFLGIKAAVEFRWQTKRLDGLKVAVQGLGNVGKNLCRHLHEHDVQLFVSDIDPAKTAEVKRLYGATVVEPSEIYSLDVDIFAPCALGAILNSHTIPFLRASIVAGAANNQLENEQLHSQMLTKKGIIYSPDYVINAGGLINVYNEMIGYDEEKALKQVHNIYDTLLAIFDIAKQQGITTNDAAKRLAEDRIARGKRNKTKALAA from the coding sequence ATGCTGCTATTTGAAACTGTTAGAGAAATGGGTCATGAACAAGTTCTTTTCTGTCATGGTAAAAATCCAGAAATTAAGGCAATTATTGCTATCCATGACACAAGCTTGGGACCAGCAATGGGAGCTACAAGACTCTTTCCTTATGTTAGTGAAGAAGCTGCTTTAAAAGACGCCCTTCGTCTAAGTCGTGGAATGACATATAAAGCTGCCTGTGCCAACATTCCTGCTGGTGGAGGAAAAGCAGTCATTATCGCTAACCCTGAAAATAAAACAGATGAATTATTGAGAGCTTATGGACGTTTTGTTAACAGTATTAATGGACGTTTTATTACTGGACAAGATGTAAATATTACCCCTGATGATGTGCGAACAATCGGTCAAGAAACTAAATATGTAGTTGGGCTATCAGAAAAGTCAGGTGGCCCTGCGCCCATAACATCTCTAGGAGTTTTTCTCGGAATTAAAGCCGCTGTAGAGTTTCGTTGGCAAACTAAAAGACTTGATGGATTGAAAGTAGCAGTTCAAGGTCTAGGAAATGTAGGCAAAAATCTCTGTCGGCATTTACATGAACATGATGTTCAGCTTTTCGTGAGTGATATAGATCCAGCAAAAACAGCAGAAGTTAAACGACTTTATGGTGCAACTGTTGTAGAACCGTCAGAAATTTATTCTCTTGACGTAGATATTTTTGCTCCTTGCGCTCTAGGAGCAATTCTTAATAGCCATACAATTCCTTTTCTCAGAGCTTCCATTGTTGCTGGTGCAGCTAATAATCAATTAGAGAATGAGCAATTACATAGTCAAATGCTTACTAAAAAAGGGATTATTTACAGCCCTGATTATGTCATCAACGCCGGAGGACTCATTAATGTTTACAACGAAATGATTGGCTATGACGAAGAAAAAGCCTTGAAGCAAGTCCATAACATTTATGACACATTACTAGCAATTTTTGATATTGCTAAACAACAGGGAATTACTACTAACGATGCTGCTAAACGATTAGCAGAAGACAGAATTGCAAGAGGTAAACGCAACAAAACTAAGGCGCTCGCAGCTTAA
- the scyC gene encoding scytonemin biosynthesis cyclase/decarboxylase ScyC (ScyC, an enzyme in the biosynthesis pathway for the cyanobacterial natural sunscreen scytonemin, performs a cyclization and decarboxylation on the compound ScyA produces.), whose amino-acid sequence MEKNTFATSAYIATSPEIAFDYLCSLKNLDEWTLYSRMKEQIDEDTWLGSASGYHKNLYYHVKKLENPLFYGIEWHCGLEYQKYFQVYPVLLFPPDYIEPGTEEKGVYFHWLSFVDPKRQTQMIMQGIHTVHTSECRSLKGNLERKTGHTTAAKGRYFIDTDTIYVDAPIEIGIEYLKDLRNIDEWAHLLRPNGEIGLESGEFKDEYDQKVKVSVRLHSLSKYYLLEQEYFYPEYEYYQRSVSLLIPTAYAFADPEASGFILHRITFWKVDGTVSHGKLQIEDFGAESMNIKRLLEAKAGNLKSFDRGMSYLPKIKEELVISN is encoded by the coding sequence ATGGAAAAAAATACGTTTGCAACATCAGCTTATATTGCTACTTCACCAGAGATTGCCTTTGACTACCTTTGTAGTTTAAAAAACTTGGATGAATGGACGCTTTATAGCCGGATGAAAGAGCAAATTGACGAAGATACCTGGTTAGGAAGTGCGTCTGGTTATCACAAAAATCTCTACTATCACGTTAAAAAACTAGAGAATCCACTTTTCTACGGTATTGAATGGCACTGCGGGCTAGAATATCAGAAATATTTTCAAGTTTACCCCGTCTTGCTATTTCCTCCAGATTATATCGAGCCTGGAACAGAGGAAAAGGGCGTGTATTTTCACTGGTTAAGCTTTGTCGATCCAAAACGGCAAACTCAGATGATTATGCAGGGAATTCACACGGTACACACTTCCGAGTGTCGTTCTCTCAAAGGGAATTTGGAACGCAAAACTGGTCATACTACAGCAGCTAAAGGACGCTACTTTATTGATACTGACACCATCTATGTTGATGCCCCAATTGAAATTGGGATTGAATACTTAAAAGACTTACGAAATATAGATGAGTGGGCGCATTTACTTCGACCTAATGGCGAGATTGGTCTTGAGTCAGGTGAATTCAAAGATGAATATGACCAGAAAGTAAAAGTATCTGTACGGTTACATAGTTTGAGTAAGTACTACTTACTTGAACAGGAATACTTTTATCCAGAATATGAATATTATCAGCGCTCTGTATCGCTACTGATTCCAACTGCTTATGCTTTCGCCGATCCTGAAGCTTCTGGTTTTATCCTGCATCGGATCACATTTTGGAAAGTAGATGGAACCGTTAGCCACGGCAAACTTCAGATTGAAGACTTTGGGGCTGAGAGCATGAATATTAAACGTTTGCTGGAAGCAAAAGCTGGAAATCTCAAATCATTTGATCGGGGGATGAGTTATTTGCCAAAAATTAAAGAGGAGTTAGTTATTAGTAATTAG
- a CDS encoding ScyD/ScyE family protein, with protein MKLKQFSITFLSFCVVGFSGIKSAEAASFSVIAEGLDNAGGLSFSPDGNLYVTEAGIGGNGACVPPASGQGDSLCYGTTGAITKIENGKTERILTGLPSLALPDGTGGAGPRDIKFDATGKPYVLLGYGANPVFRDRNLAKTDLGKIIAPDFNTNSWTTIADIANYELANNPDGNDVSSNPLGLLIDGNNLLVVDAGANDLLGVKTDGSNLQAVTTFPQEILTNPIFPPTGTPSNEPSQVPSLDETPRSQFPIQAVPSSVAIGPDGAYYISQFTGFPFPEGGAKIYRIGADGLPTIYADGFTQLTDLEFDSQGNLYALQYANQSAWKGNFDGSLIKIAADGTRTTILSGNGLESPSALTIGSDDAIYITNRGDRPGQGQVLKVENFKSIPEPNSALGILAIGVLGVGWLHKNRSPKSLLAGQSYKTPAEF; from the coding sequence ATGAAACTGAAGCAATTTAGTATTACTTTTCTGAGTTTTTGTGTCGTCGGTTTTTCGGGAATAAAATCTGCGGAAGCTGCATCATTTTCGGTAATCGCCGAGGGTCTTGATAATGCGGGAGGTTTAAGTTTTAGCCCTGATGGTAATCTCTATGTTACAGAGGCGGGAATAGGTGGAAATGGAGCTTGTGTTCCACCAGCAAGTGGTCAGGGCGATTCTTTATGCTATGGCACAACTGGTGCAATTACCAAAATTGAAAATGGTAAAACTGAGCGTATACTTACAGGACTTCCTTCTTTAGCATTACCAGATGGTACTGGAGGTGCTGGGCCTCGTGACATCAAATTTGATGCTACAGGTAAGCCTTATGTTCTGCTTGGGTATGGGGCTAATCCAGTTTTTCGCGATCGCAATTTAGCTAAAACTGACCTCGGTAAAATCATTGCACCCGACTTTAATACCAATTCCTGGACAACTATTGCCGATATAGCTAACTATGAACTCGCCAACAATCCCGATGGTAATGATGTAAGTAGTAATCCCTTGGGTTTGCTAATCGATGGCAATAATTTACTTGTGGTTGATGCAGGTGCAAATGACTTGCTGGGTGTAAAAACTGATGGGAGTAATTTGCAGGCTGTTACCACATTTCCTCAAGAGATATTGACTAATCCAATTTTTCCACCTACTGGTACTCCATCCAATGAACCATCACAGGTGCCATCTCTAGACGAAACACCGCGATCGCAATTTCCAATTCAAGCAGTACCCTCAAGTGTGGCCATAGGCCCTGATGGTGCTTATTATATCAGCCAATTTACTGGTTTTCCCTTCCCAGAAGGTGGAGCAAAAATCTATCGCATAGGTGCTGATGGTTTACCAACAATCTATGCCGATGGTTTTACCCAACTTACAGACTTGGAATTTGATAGTCAAGGCAATTTGTATGCTTTGCAGTACGCTAATCAATCAGCCTGGAAGGGTAATTTTGATGGTTCTTTAATTAAGATAGCTGCTGATGGAACTCGCACAACTATCCTCAGTGGTAATGGATTAGAGTCACCTAGCGCCTTGACAATTGGTTCTGATGATGCAATTTACATTACAAATCGAGGCGATCGCCCTGGTCAAGGACAAGTTCTCAAAGTTGAAAATTTCAAGTCTATTCCAGAACCGAATAGTGCTTTAGGCATATTAGCGATCGGTGTTTTGGGCGTTGGTTGGTTGCACAAAAACAGAAGCCCCAAAAGCTTACTGGCTGGACAGTCCTACAAAACTCCAGCTGAATTCTGA
- a CDS encoding ScyD/ScyE family protein — MKLKSFALTSVTFCFAAICVIPSAQAATLTTIVGGISNARGVSFGPDGTLYVAEPGIGGNGNCQPSPSTLFQPICAGNSGSLVKVAPGGQPERILTNFQSLAEQPSGNQGAGIQDLQFDSVGNAYLLTGFAGYPGNRDLETLNLGSQFPIPQQQLATFPPSTPDKVLNTPLLAQLYKVDLNTGSLSSIFDFAKYEITKNPDGGDVVTNPYDLAISGDSAYVVDGGGNTAYKIKLDGSDFQAIAIPKNIISKSDLPPGLQVPPGLLEELPGGNIAIQSVPTGGAIGPDGALYVGEYTGFPYPEDKSRIFRIGEDGNPEVYLDGFTHITDLTFDEDGNLLVLQFSDTSQLGGDITNLPGSLIKVAADGTRTTLVAAGQGLDSADGIDIGPDGKIYITNRGVGPRLGEVVRVDIPEPGSLAGLLALASVGATAAIGKRKRQQKLGEGDWEQNQSTKEITHTTRA, encoded by the coding sequence ATGAAACTCAAGTCATTTGCCCTTACATCTGTGACATTTTGTTTTGCTGCTATTTGTGTAATACCATCTGCACAAGCTGCAACTTTAACGACAATTGTCGGTGGAATTAGTAATGCACGGGGTGTTAGCTTTGGCCCTGATGGAACTCTCTACGTAGCAGAGCCAGGTATCGGAGGCAACGGAAACTGTCAACCATCTCCGAGTACCCTGTTTCAGCCTATCTGTGCTGGTAACAGTGGTTCACTCGTCAAAGTTGCGCCAGGTGGTCAGCCAGAGCGGATACTCACTAACTTTCAGTCTCTAGCAGAACAACCCAGCGGTAACCAAGGTGCTGGTATTCAAGACCTGCAATTCGATTCTGTTGGGAATGCTTATCTTCTGACTGGGTTTGCTGGTTATCCAGGAAACCGCGATCTAGAAACCCTTAACCTTGGTTCTCAATTCCCCATCCCACAGCAGCAACTTGCTACTTTCCCGCCATCAACACCCGATAAAGTGTTGAATACGCCGCTCTTAGCACAACTGTATAAAGTTGACTTGAACACCGGATCTCTCAGCAGTATTTTTGACTTTGCCAAGTATGAAATCACCAAAAATCCAGATGGTGGAGATGTGGTAACCAATCCCTATGACCTGGCTATTAGCGGTGATAGTGCTTATGTCGTTGATGGTGGTGGCAACACCGCTTACAAAATTAAACTTGACGGAAGTGACTTCCAGGCAATTGCAATTCCTAAAAACATCATTAGTAAGTCTGACTTACCACCAGGATTACAAGTACCTCCAGGGCTATTAGAGGAACTTCCAGGAGGAAACATAGCAATTCAATCAGTACCCACAGGTGGCGCAATTGGCCCAGATGGAGCTTTATACGTTGGCGAATATACGGGTTTTCCTTATCCAGAAGATAAATCACGGATTTTCCGCATTGGTGAGGATGGAAACCCAGAAGTTTATCTCGATGGGTTTACGCACATTACAGACCTAACCTTTGATGAAGATGGCAATTTGCTGGTTTTACAGTTCAGCGACACCTCACAATTAGGGGGTGACATCACAAATCTACCTGGTTCTCTGATCAAAGTTGCTGCTGATGGCACTCGCACAACACTTGTTGCAGCAGGTCAAGGGCTAGATTCGGCTGATGGAATTGATATTGGCCCTGACGGCAAAATTTATATTACCAATCGTGGTGTTGGTCCAAGACTAGGGGAAGTTGTTCGGGTAGATATTCCCGAACCTGGTTCACTAGCAGGCTTATTAGCACTAGCTAGTGTAGGCGCAACTGCTGCCATTGGCAAGCGAAAACGCCAACAAAAGTTAGGTGAAGGGGACTGGGAACAAAATCAATCTACCAAAGAGATAACTCATACAACCAGGGCATAA
- the scyF gene encoding scytonemin biosynthesis PEP-CTERM protein ScyF (ScyF is a conserved protein in biosynthesis systems for the scytonemin, a Trp-derived cyanobacterial natural sunscreen, although it is not absolutely required.), which translates to MGLVKNLSIGILGAGFTILATAAQAKAVTLTYDRSIGSPGFGPGQLFVPQGITVDDSGNTLISNGRGLNPDGTFNPNIGNKVEVFDPQGNYIGAIGEGGKGPGQFDEPSALEIDPDTGNLYVGDVFNNRVNIYDPQGNFIKSFGEFGGLIPGRAFFGPSGVTFDKDGNVYIGDFSGDKINKYTKDGELIGSIGSSGTEPGQFQGPAGLRISPVSGNFFISDQFNNRIQVLDPQGNPLLTFGKQGTGDGEFNQPIGIEVDEFENIYVADSINSRVQVFDKNGNFLTAFGEAAAAAPPQLGEPPFGDPLDLTPGVFNWTAGTSYKDGKLYVGDFFQGRVQVLNVEGRKQVPEPSSALGLALLGLGAATVTLRKHRQQKSVFSFEKELQKQC; encoded by the coding sequence ATGGGATTAGTCAAAAATTTATCAATTGGCATTCTTGGTGCTGGATTCACGATATTGGCAACAGCTGCCCAAGCCAAGGCTGTAACATTAACTTACGACAGAAGTATCGGCAGTCCTGGCTTTGGCCCTGGGCAGCTGTTTGTTCCCCAAGGAATAACGGTGGATGACTCCGGGAATACCCTCATCAGTAACGGTCGCGGTCTTAACCCGGATGGCACTTTCAACCCAAACATCGGTAACAAAGTTGAAGTATTCGATCCTCAAGGTAATTATATTGGAGCGATCGGTGAGGGCGGCAAGGGGCCTGGACAATTCGACGAACCATCAGCCCTAGAAATCGATCCAGATACTGGGAATCTATATGTAGGAGATGTTTTCAACAACCGCGTTAATATCTACGACCCCCAAGGTAACTTTATTAAATCATTTGGTGAATTTGGCGGTCTCATACCGGGTAGAGCTTTCTTTGGCCCATCTGGTGTGACATTTGACAAAGACGGCAATGTATATATTGGTGATTTTAGCGGCGACAAGATCAATAAATACACCAAGGACGGCGAGCTAATTGGTAGCATTGGCAGTTCTGGCACTGAGCCTGGGCAGTTTCAAGGGCCAGCAGGTTTAAGAATTTCCCCAGTCAGCGGTAACTTCTTTATCAGTGACCAATTTAACAACCGCATTCAGGTTCTCGATCCTCAAGGTAATCCCCTCTTGACATTTGGCAAACAAGGCACTGGAGATGGGGAGTTTAATCAACCAATTGGCATCGAAGTCGATGAGTTTGAGAATATCTATGTGGCTGATTCTATCAATAGCCGCGTTCAAGTATTCGACAAAAACGGTAACTTCTTGACTGCATTTGGTGAAGCTGCCGCAGCAGCACCTCCCCAATTAGGTGAACCACCCTTTGGCGACCCCCTCGACCTGACACCAGGTGTATTTAACTGGACGGCTGGCACAAGCTATAAAGATGGCAAGCTTTATGTGGGCGATTTCTTCCAAGGTCGCGTTCAGGTGTTAAACGTAGAAGGTAGAAAACAAGTACCTGAACCTAGTTCAGCGTTGGGTCTAGCATTACTCGGACTTGGCGCTGCTACCGTCACATTGAGGAAACATAGACAACAAAAATCAGTTTTCAGTTTTGAGAAGGAACTGCAAAAACAGTGCTAA
- the tyrA gene encoding bifunctional chorismate mutase/prephenate dehydrogenase, whose product MNLNKLKKTDQSSIALLGDRLPSLDEQFADVPPFLAQASIPESATNHIIPRQITIIGGRGRMGRLFKEQFSALGHNVNVLEHEDWEYAEQLLNSAELVLVSVPIEYTVDVIKRAAKYLAPTTALCDITSIKTQPTQAMLEHHSGPVMGLHPMFGPSIKSFLGQKFVICPGRNDESFQWLLDFIKIQGGELIVCTPEEHDQMMVIIQAVQHFCRLSLGVFLAEARIDIEQSLLISTPSYHQQIDSVKRLFSQNSHLCVDIMLATEERCEAIKSLANTCSRLARLVARKDREALIQEFESIQELFEEKSKVVVK is encoded by the coding sequence ATGAACTTAAATAAGCTGAAAAAAACTGACCAAAGCTCGATCGCTCTACTTGGCGATCGCCTACCATCATTAGATGAACAATTCGCTGATGTGCCTCCCTTCCTTGCTCAAGCTAGTATTCCTGAATCTGCAACAAATCATATCATTCCCCGACAAATTACCATCATCGGTGGACGTGGCAGGATGGGAAGATTATTTAAAGAACAATTTTCGGCGTTAGGTCATAATGTTAATGTTCTCGAACACGAAGATTGGGAATATGCAGAGCAATTGTTAAATTCGGCAGAGTTAGTTTTAGTAAGTGTTCCCATTGAATATACAGTTGATGTTATTAAGCGTGCAGCTAAATACCTTGCACCAACTACAGCTTTGTGCGATATCACGAGTATTAAAACGCAGCCAACTCAAGCAATGCTCGAACACCATTCAGGCCCAGTTATGGGTTTACATCCGATGTTTGGGCCAAGTATTAAATCGTTTTTAGGACAAAAATTTGTGATATGTCCAGGGCGAAATGATGAATCATTTCAATGGTTATTAGACTTCATTAAAATTCAAGGTGGAGAGTTAATTGTTTGCACGCCTGAAGAACACGATCAGATGATGGTCATTATTCAAGCAGTGCAGCACTTCTGTAGGTTGAGTCTTGGCGTTTTCTTAGCAGAAGCAAGAATTGATATAGAGCAGAGTTTATTAATATCAACTCCTAGTTACCATCAACAAATTGATAGTGTTAAACGTTTGTTTTCGCAAAACTCTCATTTATGTGTGGATATCATGCTAGCTACGGAAGAGAGATGTGAAGCAATTAAATCTTTAGCTAACACTTGCAGCCGCTTGGCAAGATTGGTAGCAAGGAAAGATCGGGAGGCATTAATTCAAGAGTTTGAAAGTATTCAAGAATTATTTGAGGAAAAAAGTAAGGTTGTTGTAAAATAA
- a CDS encoding 3-dehydroquinate synthase, which translates to MVVDIKQKSRFNLQPIHQRVSVTFNYEVYFTHNLFELKNPTLAQAIAADGETKPKKVLVVVDAGLLELQPGLLGQVVAYTKFYAEILAIATEPMIIPGGEAAKNDRTLLEQIHQLIETAGLCRHSYLLAIGGGAVLDLVGYAAATAHRGIRLIRIPTTVLAQNDSGIGVKNGINSFGKKNFLGTFAPPYAVINDSAFLTTLDDRDWRSGIAEAIKVALIKDAKFFDFIESHSAALVRRDMDTMQQIIYRCAQLHLEHIANSGDAFEMGSSRPLDFGHWAAHKLEHLTNYSLRHGEAVAIGIALDSTYSYLAGLLDFSEWQRILNTLSALGFTLYVPELADKLSQLEHPHCLFRGLTEFREHLGGELTLTLLQGIGKRIEVHEVDLLLYKQAISLLREFRIIAICS; encoded by the coding sequence ATGGTGGTTGACATTAAGCAAAAAAGTAGATTTAATCTGCAACCAATTCATCAACGTGTTTCGGTTACTTTTAACTATGAGGTTTACTTTACTCACAATTTATTTGAGTTGAAAAATCCCACGTTAGCTCAAGCGATCGCAGCGGATGGGGAGACGAAGCCGAAGAAAGTACTAGTGGTGGTAGATGCAGGATTGTTGGAATTGCAACCTGGGTTGCTTGGGCAAGTAGTAGCGTATACTAAGTTTTATGCAGAGATACTAGCGATCGCCACTGAACCAATGATAATTCCGGGCGGCGAAGCTGCTAAGAACGATCGCACTTTATTAGAGCAAATCCACCAACTCATTGAAACAGCCGGATTATGTCGTCATTCCTACTTGTTAGCGATCGGCGGTGGGGCTGTGTTGGATTTGGTAGGATATGCTGCTGCTACTGCTCATCGTGGAATTCGTCTGATCCGGATTCCGACTACGGTGCTAGCACAAAATGATTCTGGGATTGGGGTAAAAAATGGCATCAACAGCTTTGGGAAAAAGAATTTTCTCGGCACATTTGCGCCACCTTATGCAGTTATAAATGATTCTGCTTTCTTAACAACTCTAGACGATCGCGATTGGCGTTCGGGGATTGCAGAAGCAATTAAGGTGGCGCTAATTAAAGATGCTAAGTTTTTTGATTTTATCGAGTCTCACAGCGCAGCCCTTGTGCGGCGAGACATGGACACCATGCAACAAATTATTTATCGTTGCGCCCAGTTGCATTTAGAACACATTGCTAACAGCGGCGATGCTTTTGAAATGGGTTCGTCTCGTCCCCTGGATTTTGGACATTGGGCGGCTCATAAACTGGAGCATTTGACAAATTATAGTTTGCGTCATGGCGAAGCAGTGGCGATCGGTATCGCTTTGGATAGCACTTATTCCTATTTAGCAGGATTGCTTGATTTCTCAGAGTGGCAAAGGATATTAAACACCTTATCAGCTTTGGGTTTCACTCTGTATGTGCCAGAACTAGCTGATAAGTTATCACAACTGGAACATCCCCATTGTCTGTTCCGAGGTTTGACTGAGTTCCGCGAACACTTAGGTGGAGAATTAACTCTAACGCTGTTACAAGGCATTGGAAAAAGAATTGAAGTTCACGAGGTGGATTTGTTATTGTACAAGCAAGCAATATCGCTGTTGCGGGAATTCAGAATTATAGCAATTTGCAGTTGA